Proteins from a single region of Apis mellifera strain DH4 linkage group LG7, Amel_HAv3.1, whole genome shotgun sequence:
- the LOC725668 gene encoding phospholipase B1, membrane-associated-like — translation MRLETMRLSLILILLPAVTSSFKDLVRSIFQSGRIEVDKKGITYPVSYSGTRNQPHIPEYVPFPCNVKFGRSPSTPNNVHRLRPGDIDVIGSLGDSLVAGSGALEDYAIGTFIEARGVSWCIGGQGDWRQFLTLPNLLKVFNPNLIGYSTGTGEFISTNAKLNIAFPVAATEDAFQQARILVQRIKNNPKINVMKQWKLITIFFGANDICSAQCFNPEHFSPLRYAHHLRRTLDYLKFVLPRTLVNVVPAIDVTVSVRIPRSPVCRILHTFYCACLHKGNRPDIEASKMSHLYQQAIEALIYSGRYDKSSDFTVVLQPFSKLFNAPNADPRRAQSIDPTLITHDCFHFSQKGHALGANLLWNNMLEPVGNKTERGLPQVFERLLCPNEKAPYIFTNVNSRRFRLTGRQDGITSR, via the exons ATGAGACTCGAAACGATGCGATTGTCGTTAATCTTGATCTTATTGCCTGCGGTCACAAGTTCGTTCAAGGACTTGGTACGAAGCATATTTCAATCAGGAAGG attgaaGTCGACAAAAAAGGAATTACGTATCCTGTATCGTACAGTGGCACAAGAAATCAACCTCATATTCCTGAATACGTTCCGTTTCCgtgtaatgtaaaatttggaag ATCACCATCAACGCCTAACAATGTGCATCGTTTAAGACCTGGCGACATAGACGTGATCGGTAGCCTAGGCGATTCATTGGTCGCAGGAAGTGGAGCTCTCGAGGACTACGCAATAGGAACGTTTATAGAAGCGCGTGGTGTTAGTTGGTGTATAGGTGGTCAAGGTGATTGGAGACAGTTCTTAACTCTTCCTAATTTATTAaag GTGTTCAATCCCAATTTAATCGGATATTCAACGGGTACAGGtgaatttatttcaacgaatgcgaaattaaatatcgccTTCCCCGTCGCTGCCACGGAAGATGCATTTCAACAAGCTCGAATACTTGTTCAAAGGATCAAAAACAatccaaaaataaatgtgaTGAAGCAATGGAAG ctaattacaattttttttggcGCGAATGATATTTGCTCGGCACAATGCTTCAATCCTGAACACTTTTCTCCCCTTCGATATGCTCACCATTTGCGAAGAACGTTGGATTacttgaaatttgttttaccTCGTACATTGGTCAATGTTGTACCGGCTATAg ATGTTACGGTTTCCGTTAGAATACCGCGAAGCCCCGTATGTCGCATATTGCACACATTTTACTGCGCTTGCCTGCACAAAGGTAATCGACCAGACATCGAAGCTTCGAAAATGTCGCATCTTTATCAACAAGCGATCGAAGCTTTAATATATTCAGGAAG atatgACAAATCTTCGGATTTCACAGTGGTATTGCAACCATTTAGTAAATTATTCAATGCACCAAACGCAGATCCAAGGAGAGCTCAATCAATTGATCCCACTCTGATAACACATGACTGTTTTCACTTTAGCCAAAAGGGACATGCATTAG GGGCGAATTTATTATGGAACAACATGCTGGAACCAGTCGGGAATAAAACGGAACGAGGTCTACCGCAGGTATTCGAAAGATTATTGTGCCCGAACGAGAAGGCCCCGTACATTTTTACGAACGTGAATTCGAGACGTTTCCGATTGACAGGGCGCCAAGATGGGATCACGAGCAGATAA